From a single Zeugodacus cucurbitae isolate PBARC_wt_2022May chromosome Y, idZeuCucr1.2, whole genome shotgun sequence genomic region:
- the LOC128923534 gene encoding uncharacterized protein LOC128923534 has protein sequence MTSRGKIIPENDLLRMFGNDIQINEQGDLTYTCVEADTDLLNLLKEFDLNTLFLGLKNAGITFRSLKYLSKEDIAEAVKNIGLRAEFREKLFFWRKSKFGIEDETLSQISKVVDWLEKNRHKDSPCSSNNSIRNAFGSQPLSTFLNDNSAGKQHIQYYEEWACFTNKQRDALIKIILEDVMLTKTELRPEHFASIVEEIIGLFHNEKESQVLLKTIYLKEHIVN, from the exons ATGACCAGTCGGGGTAAAATTATACCGGAAAACGACTTGCTGCGAATGTTTGGCAACGATATCCAAATTAATGAGCAGGGTGATTTAACGTACACCTGTGTTGAGGCAGATACGGATCTCCTTAATCTGCTAAAGGAGTTTGATCTGAACACACTTTTTCTTGGcctaaaaa ATGCTGGAATAACTTTTCgaagcttaaaatatttgtcgaaAGAAGACATTGCGGAAGCAGTAAAAAATATTGGTCTTCGAGCAGAGTTTAGAGAAAAGTTGTTTTTCTGGCGCAAGTCAaag tttggaATAGAAGATGAAACGTTGAGCCAGATTTCAAAAGTTGTTGATTGGCTAGAAAAAAACCGTCACAAAGATTCACCTTGTTcttcaaataattcaataagAAACGCATTTGGATCACAG CCcctttcaacatttttaaacgATAACTCAGCCGGAAAACAACATATTCAATATTATGAGGAATGGGCATGTTTTACGAATAAGCAACGCGATGCcctcattaaaataattttagaagatGTCATGTTAACAAAGACAGAGCTTAGACCAGAACACTTTGCTAGTATTGTGGAAGAAATAATTGGTTTATTTCACAATGAAAAAGAGTCCCAGGTATTATTAAAAACGATATATTTAAAAGAACATATTGTAAACTGA